The DNA window CGTCGATGCTGTCCGTCCCGACCGACCGCACGGTCACGGCGCGGCATGGGAGCAGCTCGTGCCCCATGAAGAGCAGATCACCAAGTGGGTGGCAGGCGATGGTGAACAGAAGCCGCTCACTATCACCAAAATCGAAGTGCTGCTTGCCCGTAAGGGCTGCGTGGTGCCGTATCGGACGTTGCACCGCTTCGCCACCGAGCGGTGCGGTTTCGGCCGCAAGAACCTGACGGTCCGCGTCGTCGACGGTGACCCGGGGATCGAATGCCAGGTCGACTTCGGCTACCTGGGGATGCTCACAGACCCCGAGGACGGTCGCGCTCGCAAGGTCCACGCCCTGATTTTCACCGCGGTCTACAGCCGGCACATGTTCGTGTGGTTGACGTACTCGCAGACGTTGGTGGCGGTGATCGCCGGCTGCGAAGCAGCGTGGAAGTTCTTCGGCGGAGTCTTCGCGGTCCTGATCCCGGACAACCTCAAACCCGTTGTCAACGAGGCGGACCCGATCACTCCGCGATTCACCGATGGCTGGCTCGACTACAGCAATCATGTCGGGTTCATTACCGATCCAGCGCGGGTCCGGTCGCCGAAGGACAAACCGAGGGTCGAACGCACCGTGCAATACGTGCGCGGTAACTTCTGGGCCGGTGAACGATTCACCAGCCTCGCGCAAGCGCAGGAGGCGGTGGTCCGCTGGTGCGCCAGCACCGCGGGCATGCGCATTCACGGCACGACCTGTGCACGGCCGCTGGAAGTGTTCGAGGACTTTGAACTGCCGGTATTGCTGCCGGTTCCGGCGGTCTACGACGTGCCGATCTTCAAGGACGTCAAGGTCCACCGCGATTTCCACGCCGAAGTCGCACGCGCGTTGTATTCGCTGCCGCAGCAGTGGATCGGATCGACCTTGTCGGTGCGCGCGGACACCGAACTGGTGAAGTTCTATCACCGCGGCACCCTGGTCAAGATTCACCCCCGTCAGCCTCCAGGTGGCCGCAGTACCGACCGCGACGATCTCCCCGAACACAAAACCGACTACGCCTTGCGCGATGTCGCCTCACTCATCGCGAAATGCACCTCACACGGGCCGAACATCGGCATCTACGCCGAACGAATACTCGATGACCCACTGCCGTGGACGAGGATCCGCAGTGTCTACCGACTTCAAGGACTGGTCCGCCGCTACGGAGCCGAACGGGTGGAACAGGCCTGCGCGCTTTCGCTCGATCTCGATGTCGTCTCCGTCACCAAGATCGCCTCGATGCTCGAGCGCGCCACCGAATCCACCACGCCGGATCTACCGAAAGCAGTCGGACAATCATCAACGCGGTTCTCCCGCGATCCAACCGAATTTCGTTCTACTGCAACCACTTCACTGTCCGTCGTAGACGGCAGCACCGCACCTTCGGAGGGACGCCCATGACCACCACTCGCACCGCAGGCACGACCGAACCGGTCGGCACCGACCTCGTCCGACTACTCAAAGCCCTCAAACTCGGCGCGCTCGCCGACACCTTGCCCGAACGCGCTGCTCTGGCCCGCCAACACAAGCTCAGTCACATCGGATTCCTCGAAGTACTCCTTGCCGACGAAGTGAATCGCCGCGACTCCCGTTCGGCGATGCTACGGGCGACCAAGGCGGGGCTCGATCCGGCGATGGCCTTCGATTCCTGGAACGCACTCGACGATCTCCGGTACGACCGGACACTGCTCGGCGATCTGACGTCACTGCGCTTTCTCGATGCCCACCAGTCCGCGATCATCCTCGGGCCGGTCGGGGTCGGCAAAACTCATCTGGCAACAGCATTGGGACACATGGCAATCCGAAGACGACACAGTGTGCTGTTCGCTCGATCGGACAAACTGTTCACCAGGCTACGAGCAGCGCGACTCGACAACACCGTCGACGCCGAAATCCGGCGACTGACCGCAATCGAAGTCCTGATCATCGACGACTTCGCGCTGCGACCACTCGACGCCACCGAGACCAGCGACTTCTACGAACTGATCGTCGAGCGCCACCGGAAGAAAACCACGATCGTCACCTCGAACCGCGAGCCATCAGAGTGGCTGACCATGACCGCCGACACCCTCCTCGCCCAGTCAGCCATCGACCGACTGACCTCCGCTGCGCACACCCTCATCATCGAAGGACCGTCCTACCGCCAACGCACCCGCCCCGGAACAGTTGACGAAAACACCGACAACACGCATCCTCAATAACGCGCCACGGTGGTCCCTACCCTCTGGCAATCAGGTGGTCCCATCAACCTGGCAAGCGACAAGATCGACCCAACGCGTGGTCAGCGGGTTCGTCGACGGATTTCTTGTAATTCGACAAGGCCCCCTGTGAGAGTGTCGGCTCGCGCACCGGCCGCATGCTGATGCGCCCGGACGCTGGTCGAGTCGATCGAGAGCACCGCCCCGATATCGCCGTCGAGTTCTTCCGGGTCGAGACCGAACACCTCGGCCACCGCGGCAAGCATCTCGTCGTAGGTGCCATCGAAGGACCATCGGTGGTGGCGTTTCCACACCGTCTGCCACGGACCGAAGTCCTCCGGCAGATCTCGCCACGGACACCCGGTACGGAATCGGTATGCGATGCCCTCCAGAATTCGCCGGTGCTCGGCGAACCGCCGCCCACGTTTTCCCACGTCGGTGGGTATCACTGGCTCGACGATCTCCCAGAACTCGTCACTGATCACTCCCACGCGCGTCATCGAAATATCATCGCTGACAGCACCTCTCAAATTTGGGAGACACGCTCGAGACGTCGGCAGATCAGCGGATCATACGGTCGTTTTCGGGGCAGTACCGGTGCGGTCTAGGCTCATGGAGTCGATGCAGATCAGTGGTGCGTCGAAGTCGTTCGGATCCGTGGTGGTCGTTGAAGACACTTACCGATAGCCTGCTTCAGCTCACTGACCGACTCCCGGTAGCCCAGTAAGTTGGTCTTATTCGCGACGAAAACCCAAGAACGTGAATGGTTCCGGGGCCTTCGTAGCGCTGTACGTCAGACGTTCAGATCCTCGTCTCTACGGTTCTTTATGCGCGAGGTCGCAACAAAGGAGATGGCCGCCAGGATCATCAGGTAGATCGAGATCGACATCGAGGTGCCGGTGGCCTTGAACAGCGCCTCGGAGATGGTCGGGACGAATGCTCCGCCGAGCACGGTGCCGATGGCGTAACCGATGGACGCGCCGCTGAACCGGACGGCAGCGGGGAACATCTCGGCGTACAGCGCCGGCTGCGGTCCGTAGGAGAGGCCGAGTCCGACGGCGAAGAGACCGAGGGCCAGGTAGATCCAGTGCAGCTCACCGGTGTCGACGAGCAGGAAGAACGGGATGGCGCACAACACCATTGCCGCGTTGCCGAGGTTCATGATGGTGGTCCGGGCGTAGCGATCGGACAGATGCGCCCCGAGCAAAGTGAACACTCCCCAGACGACGGCCGCGAACAGGCTGGCGACCAACACGTCGACTCGGGCCAGGCCGTGTTCACGCGTCGAGTACGCCACGATGAAGCCGCCGACGATGATGTAGCCGTTGCCGTTGGTGCCGATGAACGACAGTGCAGCCAGCATGACCTGCTTCTTGTTGGTGCGCCACAGCGAACGGACTGGAGTGTGGTTGCGCTCCTTGCGTTCCGAGAGCTCCTTGAACACGGGGGTTTCCTCGACGCGACGCCTGATGTAGAAGCCGACGAGGATCAGCACGAAGCTGATGAGGAACGGAATGCGCCAGCCCCAGGCCTCGAACTGCTCCTCGCTGAGCAAACCGGTGCACAGTGCCAACGTTCCTACCGCGATGAGCATGCCGAGCGGGACACCCATCTGGGTTGCTGCGCCGTAGATTCCACGCTTGCCCTTCGGCGCGTGTTCGACGGCCATCAATGCGGCTCTTCGATCTTGACCGGGCAACCCTGGTCCTGAGCTCGTTCGGCGCGTCTACCAGCTGAAAGCCCTTGGCCCCTGAAGTCTGGATGTTGCGACACATTCCGACTGCAGAAGGAACCAAGGGCATGGATCAGAGTACGACAGTGCTGTTCGGGTTGCCCGGAGTACGCGTGGACCGTGTGTCCACCGACGATATCGGCGTGCGATTGGTGGAGTTCTTCACCGACGACGAACGGGCCGCGGCATGCCCGGGTTGCGGCGTGGTGTCGACATCGGTGAAGGGGCATGCGGTCACCAGACCGAAAGACATTCCGTACGGTGAGGTATCAATACTGTTGCAGTGGACCAAAACCCGGTGGCGTTGCCGGGAGGAGTATTGCCAGCGCGGATCGTTCACCGAGAGCGTCGACGAGCTACCCCCGCGGGCAAGGGTGACCGGCCGGCTCGGTCGCGCGATGGGATGGGCTATCGGAGACGCTGCCCGATCGGTCTCCGAAGTGGCGACCAGTCACGGCGTCTCCTGGCCGACTGCGCATCGAGGGTTCGTCGATCTGGCCGGGCGGATGTTGACCGAACCCGACCCGGTGAGAGTGTTGGGAATCGATGAGACCCGCCGCGGCAAGCCGCGATGGGACCGCTGCACCACGACAGGCACATGGGTGCGGACCGATCCGTGGGACACCGGGTTCGTCGACATCAGCGGCTCTCAGGGCTTGCTCGGGCAGCAAAGCGGTCGCACGTCGGCGACAGTGGTGGGCTGGCTCCGTGCTCGTAGTGCGCAGTTTCGGGACGGCATCGAATACGTCGCGATCGACCCCGCCGCTGTCTACGCCTCCGCGGTCCGCACCCCGGACCTGTTGCCGAACGCAGTGCTGGTGGTCGATCATTTCCATCTTGTCGCCAAAGCCAACGACGCCGTCACCAAGGTTCGGCAGCGGGTGACGTGGGATCAGCGGTCCCGGCGTGGGCGGGCGATCGACCCGGAATGGGCGAACAGACGTCGACTTCTGCGTGGCCGGGAACGTATGTCGGACAGAGGGTTTGCTCGAATGTGGAATGAAATCGACGCGCAGGATCCGAGTGCTCAGATCTTGTCCGCGTATATCGCGAAGGAGGAATTGAGGACCTTGCTCTCGACCGTCCGCGATGGTGGGGATCGGCATCGGACATCGCATCGGTTGCAGCGGTTCTTCACATGGTGCGCCGATTCGCAGGTCCCGGAGCTGCTCACGTTGGCCAAGATGGTCGACACGTGGTGGCCGGAAATCAACGCGTTCATCACCACCGGCATCACCAACGCCAAAACGGAAGGCTACAACCGACTGGTAAAACAGGTAAAGCGATCCGCATGTGGGTTCCGGAACGTTGACAACTCGGCCCGTCGGATACGGTTTCACACGACCCGCTCCGCGCGGGCCAGTATTCAGACTTCCTGCTGAGTTGCCCGGTTAAAGTTGAAGAGCCATCAATGCCGCGCCGCCCCATTCACCACCGGTGGAGAATCCCTGCAGGATGCGCAGCACGATCAGGATGATCGGGGCCCAGATGCCGATGGTCGCGTACGTGGGGAGCAGACCCATACCCACGGTGGCAGCACCCATCAGCGTGAGGGTCGCGATGAGGACCTTCTTGCGTCCGATCTTGTCACCGAAGTAACCGGCGACGATGGCCCCGAGGGGGCGGAAGACGAAGCTGATGCCGATGGTGACGTAGGCGACGAGCTGCCCGGACGACCCCATGGGTGCGAAGAACAACTGGGCGAAGATCAGCGACGCTGCCTGCGCGTAGATGAAGAAGTCGTACCACTCGACAGTGGTTCCGACCATGCTGGCCATCGCGGCGCGGCGATGCTCACGCGACACCCCGGTGGGCGTCTCGACCTGTGTTGACATCGACTTGTCTCGTTTCGTTCGGGTTCCGGCTCTCGGACATGAGAGCGGCAATTCGGAGTGTCGTGGGGCGGGACGTGGGTAAAAGAACGACGAATTCGGGCAACCGACAATCCGGCCGAAACTCACCGTCCATTCGGTCGGTAATCACTGTGACCGGCGACACGATGGTTTGTCAAGGTGGTACCGATCATGACCGGGGGTGCATGACCGATTTCGTCGGAAACTACCGATCGGTGCCGTTCGATTCGTCCGAAACGACGCAGACAGCGACAGTGACGGAAGGCCATACTCGAACTCATGGCTGTGCCGGCAATCCCCGAACTCGACACTGCGATCATCGACGAACTGATGCGTGCGCTTGGCACCGATGCGGTGGTGACCGACCCGGACATCCTCGAGAGCTACCGACACGACTCGGCAGCTCTCTGTGAATCTGCCCTGCCACTGGCCGCGGTACTGCCGACCACGGAATCCGATGTTCAGGCCATCATGAATATCGCATCGTCGCACCGCATTCCCGTCGTCCCACAGGGAGCATTGACCGGCCTGGCCGGAGCAGCGAATGCCAGCGTCGGAGCCATTGCCCTCAACACCCGGCGCATGAACAAGATCATCGAACTCGACGTCGTCAATCGCATTGCAGTCGTGCAAGCCGGCGTCACCAACAAGGAGCTCAAGGAGGCTGCCCTACAGCAAGGCTTGACGTATCTGCCCGACCCGTCCAGCTGGGAGGCGTCGACGATCGGTGGCAACATCGCCACCAATGCAGGGGGTCTGTGCTGCGTGAAATACGGCGTCACTGCGCGATTCGTCCGTGGTCTGCGCGTCGTGCTCGCCGACGGCCGGGCCACCTTCGTCGGTCGACGCACGGTCAAAGGCGTGGCCGGACTCTCCCTGGCAGACCTGTTCGTCGGATCCGAGGGCACGCTCGGCATCATCACCGAGGCCACAGTCGGCCTCGACTTCCCTGCCGCCACCCCGCTCACGATGGCCGCGACCTTTCCGTCCACCGTCGCTGCGGGAGAGGCGGTGACGCGCATCCGCGCCGCGGGTATCACGCCGAGCCTGTTCGAGCTGATGGACCGCACCACCATCGCCGCGATCGACGCGTACGCGCGCATGGACTTCGGGACCGACGCCGCAGCCGTACTGATCGCCCAATCCGATGTCGGCTCAGGCGCGGTGCAGGAGCTGGAACTCATCGCTGCGCTGTGCACCGAATCCGGCGCGACGGATGTTGCTGTCGCCGAGGACGAGATCGAGTCGGAGCAACTCGTTCAGGCCCGTCGCTTGGCGTACCCCGCGCTCGAGCGTCTGGGTTCGCCATTGGTCGACGATGTGTCCGTGCCAATTTCGCAGCTGGCCGCGATGATCGACGAAGTAGGACACATTGCCGAGCGCATCGGTATCGTCATCGGCGTCGTCGGCCACGCGGGTGACGGCAACATTCATCCCACGGTCATCGTGAATCCGACGGACCCGGCATCGTTGACGGCCGCACAACGGGCATTCGACGAGATCGCAGCATTCGCGCTCTCGCTCGGCGGAACCATCACCGGCGAGCACGGAGTCGGACTGCTCAAACGGGATCTCCTCGAAACCGAGCTCGATTCGGTCGCAGCGGAACTGCAGCGCGGCATCAAGGAACTACTCGACCCACACTACCTACTCAATCCAGGAAAAGTCCTCACCGCCCGGTCGTGAACCGTAGCGACATCCACACCAGTAATCGAGTGTCCGCGTCGTCGAGATCGAGACCGAACAGGTCCTTGGTCCGCCGAAGTCGGTAACGAAAGGTGTTGGCGTGCAGATACAACGACGCCGATGCGGCGGCAACATTCGATTCATGCGTCAACAGCGCCAGCACCGTCGCTGCGTACTCGGTACCTTCGGCGGCGTCGCACGCGAGCATCTTCTCGACGGCCGGTATCGCCAACGGCAGGTCCGAGAGTGCATCACCCGCTCTACGGAGAGTGACCGGCACGCGATTCTGCTCGAAGGTCGTCGTCGTCACGCCGTCGCCGATCGCGTCGAGCACCCAGTGTGCCTGCCTGCGTGCCACTGTGGGCCGGGCATCGGGGCCGCCGATCGCGAAGTTCACCGATACACCGAACGCCGCCTCCGCCTTTCGTCGAACATCCTCGGCGGCGTCGAGGAACCCGCGTTCGTCCTCCGACGCCAGCACCAACAAGACAGTGCGATCCTCGATGACGCAGCCCGAATCCGGTGCATTGCCGAACGTGAGCTCCAACAGATCCGCCAGCTGCACCAGGAGGGCGTCCGGTTGCACAGAATCGATCCTCGCCTCCAGCACCGTGTAGCGACTTCCTGGCGTGGTCACGGTATCTGGATCGGTAAGTAACGCACGCACCCGTGGATTGTCGGCTCCGGGCGGATGACGCCGAGCCAGCAGCAGCGGCACCGCTGCGGCTGCTGCACGGGTCATTGCCGCCACTGCACCGGGATCAGGTGGACGCAGAGAAACCCCGGTAGCGATGCACCAAATGGAGCCGAGATACTCGGCATCGCCCGACACGGCCACCGCCAGTCGCGGTAGCACTCCGGGAACGTCCACCACGTGCACTTTCGAGCTACGCCGAAAGTCTGGGTCGAGGTGATGCACCATGTACTCGGCCGGGACCTGCTTGCCGAGAATCCCGTCGCGGCGCACGTCGTCGATCGGCTGACCCGGAACAGACGAGTACGCGATGACGAAGCCATGTGGATCCATCACCGACACTGCGCCGCCCACCGCGGTGGCGGTTGCGTCCGCCAAGGCGGACAGATCGGCGGTGGTCATCGACTCACCGTACTGCCGGAGACCCGACTACCGCGCTACGGTGCGACTGTCGCCTCGAAATTCCGCGATCAGCTCATCTCGGCATGTCACCGACACGTCGTACAGGCCGTTGCGGCCGAACCTCGCACGCTCGACGGCGTCGGCGACCAGCACGTCACCGGCCTTCGTCGGACGGAGATAGCGGATGTCGCACCGTGCCGCGACGGCAGAGTCGTCGTGAGAATTGCACGCCATCGCGAACGTCGTGTCCGCCAACAGGAAAACGTATCCGCCGTGTGTGATGGCATAACCGTTGACCATATCCTCGGTGACGACCATCGACATTCTCGCGTGACCCGGTGACAGCTCGACCAATTCGATCCCGAGCTTGCGTGACGCGGCGTCGGCCTCGAACATCTGCCGAGCAATCGTCGAATCGCTCACGGCTGCAACACCGATCGCTCGGTCTGGGTGAACATGACGGCGCCACCGGTCGCGAAGTTACGCAAGTCTTTGCCTGCGGCCTTCATCTCGGTCGACGCCAATCCGGCCTTCAGCGCTTCCTCGTCCGCGAAGTACAGGCTGGCGATTGCGTAGTACGGCGGTGGCACATCGTCGAGCGAGTCCAACGTGCCCCAGGTGAAGTCGATCAATCCGGGAACTGCACGAGCCAATGGCACGTGCACATCGGCGTAGTGACGATCGAACGCACCCGGGTCCTCGGGCGCTCCGTAACAGACGGCCACTCGAATGCTCATGACACAGCCTCCGGCTTCGCGACGAGCGTCAGCACGTCGTAGGTAGCAACCGGGTCACCCTCGTGGTTGACGACCACTGCATCCCAACGCACCTCGCCGTAATCGGCACTCTGGCGCGGCGTGATCAGCTTGGCCGTCAAGGTCACCGTCAGGGAATCCTCGGCTTTGACCGGTGTCAGGAACCGAAGGTTGTCGACACCGAAGTTCGCGAGAACCGGGCCCGGCGCTGGATCGACGAACAGACCGGCAGCGAGCGACACCACGAGGTAGCCGTGAGCAACGATGCCGCCGAACAGTGGATTGGCTGCCGCCGCTTCAGGATCGGTGTGCGCGTAGAACGTGTCGCCGGTGAACTCGGCGAAGTGATCGATGTCCGCACGGGTCACCTGACGGGGTCCACCGACGATGGTGTCACCGAGCGCGAGTTCGCCGAGGTCCTTCCGGAAGGGATGTACGTCGCCGGTGACGCGCGCCGATCCGGCCACCCATTTGTTGCCCACTGCAGTGAGCACATCAGGTGTGCCTTGAATTGCTGTGCGCTGCATGTGATGCAGCACTCCGCGCATGCCGCCGAGCTCCTCGCCGCCACCCGCGCGGCCGGGTCCGCCGTGGACGAGCACGGGCAACGGGGATCCGTGACCGGTCGATTCCTTGGCATCCTCGCTGTTCAACACCAGAATGCGGCCGTGATAGGGAGCCGATCCCAGAACCACCTCGCGAGCGATCGCAGAATCCTTGGTCACCAACGATGCGACGAGCGAACC is part of the Rhodococcus sovatensis genome and encodes:
- the istA gene encoding IS21 family transposase, whose product is MAFREISVNEIREVLRLWLGTPALPAPGSRKIAEHAGVDRKTVRRYVEAAQGGGLKRTDTAAAVNDDLIAAVVDAVRPDRPHGHGAAWEQLVPHEEQITKWVAGDGEQKPLTITKIEVLLARKGCVVPYRTLHRFATERCGFGRKNLTVRVVDGDPGIECQVDFGYLGMLTDPEDGRARKVHALIFTAVYSRHMFVWLTYSQTLVAVIAGCEAAWKFFGGVFAVLIPDNLKPVVNEADPITPRFTDGWLDYSNHVGFITDPARVRSPKDKPRVERTVQYVRGNFWAGERFTSLAQAQEAVVRWCASTAGMRIHGTTCARPLEVFEDFELPVLLPVPAVYDVPIFKDVKVHRDFHAEVARALYSLPQQWIGSTLSVRADTELVKFYHRGTLVKIHPRQPPGGRSTDRDDLPEHKTDYALRDVASLIAKCTSHGPNIGIYAERILDDPLPWTRIRSVYRLQGLVRRYGAERVEQACALSLDLDVVSVTKIASMLERATESTTPDLPKAVGQSSTRFSRDPTEFRSTATTSLSVVDGSTAPSEGRP
- the istB gene encoding IS21-like element helper ATPase IstB; translated protein: MTTTRTAGTTEPVGTDLVRLLKALKLGALADTLPERAALARQHKLSHIGFLEVLLADEVNRRDSRSAMLRATKAGLDPAMAFDSWNALDDLRYDRTLLGDLTSLRFLDAHQSAIILGPVGVGKTHLATALGHMAIRRRHSVLFARSDKLFTRLRAARLDNTVDAEIRRLTAIEVLIIDDFALRPLDATETSDFYELIVERHRKKTTIVTSNREPSEWLTMTADTLLAQSAIDRLTSAAHTLIIEGPSYRQRTRPGTVDENTDNTHPQ
- a CDS encoding MFS transporter, whose translation is MAVEHAPKGKRGIYGAATQMGVPLGMLIAVGTLALCTGLLSEEQFEAWGWRIPFLISFVLILVGFYIRRRVEETPVFKELSERKERNHTPVRSLWRTNKKQVMLAALSFIGTNGNGYIIVGGFIVAYSTREHGLARVDVLVASLFAAVVWGVFTLLGAHLSDRYARTTIMNLGNAAMVLCAIPFFLLVDTGELHWIYLALGLFAVGLGLSYGPQPALYAEMFPAAVRFSGASIGYAIGTVLGGAFVPTISEALFKATGTSMSISIYLMILAAISFVATSRIKNRRDEDLNV
- a CDS encoding ISL3 family transposase, with the translated sequence MDQSTTVLFGLPGVRVDRVSTDDIGVRLVEFFTDDERAAACPGCGVVSTSVKGHAVTRPKDIPYGEVSILLQWTKTRWRCREEYCQRGSFTESVDELPPRARVTGRLGRAMGWAIGDAARSVSEVATSHGVSWPTAHRGFVDLAGRMLTEPDPVRVLGIDETRRGKPRWDRCTTTGTWVRTDPWDTGFVDISGSQGLLGQQSGRTSATVVGWLRARSAQFRDGIEYVAIDPAAVYASAVRTPDLLPNAVLVVDHFHLVAKANDAVTKVRQRVTWDQRSRRGRAIDPEWANRRRLLRGRERMSDRGFARMWNEIDAQDPSAQILSAYIAKEELRTLLSTVRDGGDRHRTSHRLQRFFTWCADSQVPELLTLAKMVDTWWPEINAFITTGITNAKTEGYNRLVKQVKRSACGFRNVDNSARRIRFHTTRSARASIQTSC
- a CDS encoding FAD-binding oxidoreductase produces the protein MAVPAIPELDTAIIDELMRALGTDAVVTDPDILESYRHDSAALCESALPLAAVLPTTESDVQAIMNIASSHRIPVVPQGALTGLAGAANASVGAIALNTRRMNKIIELDVVNRIAVVQAGVTNKELKEAALQQGLTYLPDPSSWEASTIGGNIATNAGGLCCVKYGVTARFVRGLRVVLADGRATFVGRRTVKGVAGLSLADLFVGSEGTLGIITEATVGLDFPAATPLTMAATFPSTVAAGEAVTRIRAAGITPSLFELMDRTTIAAIDAYARMDFGTDAAAVLIAQSDVGSGAVQELELIAALCTESGATDVAVAEDEIESEQLVQARRLAYPALERLGSPLVDDVSVPISQLAAMIDEVGHIAERIGIVIGVVGHAGDGNIHPTVIVNPTDPASLTAAQRAFDEIAAFALSLGGTITGEHGVGLLKRDLLETELDSVAAELQRGIKELLDPHYLLNPGKVLTARS
- a CDS encoding helix-turn-helix domain-containing protein; translation: MTTADLSALADATATAVGGAVSVMDPHGFVIAYSSVPGQPIDDVRRDGILGKQVPAEYMVHHLDPDFRRSSKVHVVDVPGVLPRLAVAVSGDAEYLGSIWCIATGVSLRPPDPGAVAAMTRAAAAAVPLLLARRHPPGADNPRVRALLTDPDTVTTPGSRYTVLEARIDSVQPDALLVQLADLLELTFGNAPDSGCVIEDRTVLLVLASEDERGFLDAAEDVRRKAEAAFGVSVNFAIGGPDARPTVARRQAHWVLDAIGDGVTTTTFEQNRVPVTLRRAGDALSDLPLAIPAVEKMLACDAAEGTEYAATVLALLTHESNVAAASASLYLHANTFRYRLRRTKDLFGLDLDDADTRLLVWMSLRFTTGR
- the paaI gene encoding hydroxyphenylacetyl-CoA thioesterase PaaI, with the translated sequence MFEADAASRKLGIELVELSPGHARMSMVVTEDMVNGYAITHGGYVFLLADTTFAMACNSHDDSAVAARCDIRYLRPTKAGDVLVADAVERARFGRNGLYDVSVTCRDELIAEFRGDSRTVAR
- a CDS encoding EthD family reductase; this encodes MSIRVAVCYGAPEDPGAFDRHYADVHVPLARAVPGLIDFTWGTLDSLDDVPPPYYAIASLYFADEEALKAGLASTEMKAAGKDLRNFATGGAVMFTQTERSVLQP